Proteins co-encoded in one Acanthopagrus latus isolate v.2019 chromosome 10, fAcaLat1.1, whole genome shotgun sequence genomic window:
- the trim2b gene encoding tripartite motif-containing protein 2: protein MEAHQHSPDSSSEECTVLEAPPGKNACPQHAGKVADLYCSACECVLCEDCLSEHEEHPKVALSQALEQHRSSLQEKLGTVQNRLPQISDALSFVKEILQQLTNQRASIEEDIQSSFEDLHKQLDVRKSVLLMELEVTYGLKQKVLQAQVDNLIRGEGDITATCTQSEEALAGEACVASLQVEQELQERLGELACLGLPCQPEENDQLDLVMETDGLRKSIHNLGTIVTTSAVASQSEAMGAGLEQCIVGHPASVTIVTRDKSGGACKIGNAILSAEVFTPDGSIVDGEIVDHKNGTYEFVYIVPKEGDFSLALRLYDQHIKGSPFKLTVSRVSETEVEVSPSTTTATNSAAYATPSTGSSEGAKRRGKSPGQKKKGSKRASSALGTPRRKTQNPIEDDLIFRIGTKGRNKGEFTNLQGVAASSSGRILIADSNNQCVQIFSNEGEFKSRFGVRGRSPGQLQRPTGVAVHPSGDIIIADYDNKWVSIFSCEGKFKAKLGSGRLMGPKGVSVDQNGHVIVVDNKACTVFIFQLTGKLIAKFGSRGNGDKQFAGPHFAAVNKNNEIIVTDFHNHSVKVFTPEGELVLKFGSNGEGNGQFNAPTGVAVDINGNIIVADWGNSRIQVFDGSGSFLSYINTSADPLYGPQGLALTSDGHVVVADSGNHCFKVYRYLQ, encoded by the exons ATGGAGGCCCACCAACACTCCCCAGATAGCAGCAGTGAGGAGTGTACCGTCCTGGAGGCTCCGCCCGGCAAAAACGCCTGCCCGCAACATGCAGGGAAG GTGGCTGACCTGTACTGTTCAGCCTGcgagtgtgtgctgtgtgaggACTGTTTGTCGGAGCATGAAGAGCACCCTAAGGTGGCCCTCAGCCAGGCCCTGGAGCAGCACcgcagcagcctgcaggagaaGCTGGGGACCGTCCAGAACAG ACTCCCTCAGATTTCAGACGCCCTGTCCTTCGTTAAAGAGATCCTCcaacagctgaccaatcagagagcttcCATCGAAGAGGACATCCAGTCGAGCTTCGAGGATCTGCACAAACAGCTGGATGTCCGGAAGAGTGTTCTGCTGATGGAGCTGGAAGTCACATATGGGCTCAAACAGAAG GTCCTCCAGGCCCAGGTGGACAACCTCATCCGGGGAGAGGGGGACATCACGGCCACCTGTACCCAGTCAGAGGAGGCTCTGGCTGGGGAGGCGTGCGTGGCGAGTCTGCAGGTCGAGCAGGAGCTCCAGGAGAGGCTGGGCGAGCTGGCCTGCCTCGGCCTGCCATGTCAGCCAGAGGAGAACGACCAGCTGGATCTGGTGATGGAGACTGATGGGCTCAGGAAGTCCATACACAACCTGGGGACCATTGTCACAACCAG TGCTGTGGCGAGCCAGAGCGAGGCTATGGGCGCAGGCCTGGAacagtgcattgtgggacatCCTGCCTCAGTTACCATAGTGACAAGAGACAAGTCAGGAGGAGCCTGTAAGATTGGAAATGCAATCCTGTCGGCGGAG GTTTTTACCCCAGATGGCAGCATAGTGGACGGTGAAATAGTGGACCACAAGAATGGGACTTATGAGTTTGTGTACATAGTGCCGAAAGAGGGTGACTTCTCATTGGCTCTCCGTCTATACGACCAGCACATCAAAGGAAGTCCCTTCAAACTGACTGTCAGCAGGGTCTCAGAGACAGAAGTCGAG GTGTCCCCCTCAACCACCACAGCAACCAACTCAGCAGCCTACGCTACCCCATCCACAGGCTCCTCTGAGGGGgcaaagagaagaggaaagtctcctggacagaagaagaagggttCAAAGAGAGCCAGCAGTGCACTCGGAACCCCACGACGCAAAACCCAAAACCCCATTGAGGATGACCTCATCTTTAGGATCG GAACAAAGGGGCGGAATAAAGGAGAGTTCACCAACCTTCAAGGAGTGGCTGCTTCCTCCAGCGGCAGGATTCTAATTGCTGACAGCAACAATCAGTGTGTACAG ATTTTCTCCAATGAGGGTGAATTTAAGAGTCGTTTTGGGGTGCGTGGACGGTCGCCGGGACAATTGCAGCGTCCCACAGGTGTAGCTGTTCACCCCAGTGGTGACATTATCATTGCTGACTACGACAACAAGTGGGTCAGCATCTTCTCCTGTGAGGGCAAGTTCAAG GCAAAGCTTGGCTCTGGTAGACTGATGGGGCCGAAGGGAGTGTCTGTGGACCAGAATGGTCATGTGATCGTGGTTGACAACAAGGCATGCACTGTATTCATCTTCCAGCTGACCGGAAAGCTCATTGCTAAGTTTGGTAGTCGAGGCAACGGTGACAAGCAATTTGCAG GTCCACACTTTGCGGcagtgaacaaaaacaatgagattATTGTGACTGACTTCCACAACCACTCTGTCAAG GTTTTCACCCCCGAGGGAGAGCTGGTCTTGAAATTTGGCTCTAACGGTGAGGGGAACGGCCAGTTCAACGCTCCCACTGGTGTAGCTGTGGACATTAATGGTAACATCATCGTAGCTGACTGGGGCAACAGCAGAATACAG GTGTTTGATGGCAGTGGCTCTTTCCTTTCCTACATCAACACATCAGCAGACCCCCTGTATGGACCCCAAGGTCTAGCTCTGACCTCAGATGGACATGTGGTAGTGGCTGACTCTGGCAACCACTGCTTTAAAGTCTATCGTTACCTACAATGA